One part of the Vicugna pacos chromosome 20, VicPac4, whole genome shotgun sequence genome encodes these proteins:
- the LOC116284472 gene encoding uncharacterized protein isoform X2: MYTRGGKSGHTHTQKEDYVKTRRECQEWLRRPSGIRQFLKYFMHEKGTCRRPQHCGHLLVAVREILTRQMAPCGLERITQFSRPLSDSSGESGSLVSTYSGVIYGNNQESRFLHPERSCTAIM, encoded by the exons AGGGGGGAAATctggacacacgcacacacagaagGAAGACTATGTGAAGACACGCAGAGAATGCCAG GAATGGTTAAGAAGACCTTCTGGCATCAGACAGTTCTTGAAGTATTTCATGCATGAGAAAGGAACATGCAGGCGACCTCAGCATTGCGGTCACTTACTGGTAGCAGTGAGAGAAATACTAACAAGGCAAATGGCACCTTGCGGGCTTGAGCGTATTACGCAGTTCTCCAGGCCCCTGTCAGACAGCAGTGGGGAATCCGGTTCACTAGTTTCTACATATTCTGGGGTGATTT ATGGAAACAACCAAGAATCGAGGTTTCTGCATCCTGAGAGATCTTGCACTGCTATCATGTAA